From Chrysemys picta bellii isolate R12L10 unplaced genomic scaffold, ASM1138683v2 scaf463, whole genome shotgun sequence:
GACAGGGCAATGAGTGCCAGGTCTGACCCGTTGACTACAATTGCTATCACCAAGCCATACGTCCTGTTGACTGTGATGTCCCCACACGACATTTTTGCCACAGCCATATGCTCGCAGTACGTATGGGGGATAATGCGGTTGGCACAGAATGGCTGCCtgctcaggagcaggggcaggggcagaatgaagagaacagctcTTATCAAACCCACTAGCCCTAGCTTAGCTATTCGTGCATTGGTGAGGATGGTGGCATATCTCAGAGGGTTACATATGGCAACATAACGATCGAAGGCCATTGTCACGAGGACAGCTGACTGCATAACTGAAACTGTGTGaatgaagaacatctgggtgaggcagccacTCACAGTAATGCCtttcaaattgaaccaaaatatacacagtgccaTCGGCACGAGGGAGGTAGACATGCCGATGTCTGTGAgtgccagcatgcagagcagcaggtacatcggcttgtgcagggtctgctctttgCCTACAACAAACAGAAGCATGAAATTTCCAAACAGGCCAATAATGTAGAATGTaaagaaagggatggaaatccagaGATGGGCAActtccaggccaggaatgcctaTTAGGATAAATGGTGAAGGTTCAGAGAGAGTGAGGTTGAAAGCTGCCATGAGGTGTTCGATACGTCGATCGTGCTCAGAAATACTTAAGGTGCCTGTGAAGGAAGAGAAACACAGCAAGGGGGGGTTACACAGTTTATAAGAATTAGCATGGTAAATATGTTATAGGGATTTAGAAAGTGGTGTGTGCAGTGAGGTGGGAACATTTACAGATGGCACCAGATTACTTAGGTCATAGTCAAGTCCAGAGACGTCCTCAGAAGGCGCTACCCAAGCCAGATAAATGGGCAGCATGATGGCATATAAACTTGGATGTCAATATCTGCAACGTGTATGCCATTGGATGGAAAATATTGAACTCCTCAAACATCTTACGAGGTTCTAAATTTGACTATATGAATTCAGTACAGGAACCTGGGTGTCATTGTACACAGCTTTGGGAAGCACTACTCACAGTgcaagcaaagcagaaactaagTATAACATTGGGATCCAGGAGTAGTTGACTGAGGAATCCTACAGAAAATACAGTGCTATGAGATCAGTCAGTCgttttttcaccctcctctggaCTCCTCTGTGTAGTACTGCGTTCCTGTCTCACACAGGATATTGCAGATCTAGATGGGCTCATGGAAGTGCAACGAGAATGATCAAGTGACTGGGGAAACTCTCATACGGAGAGAGGTTGAAAAGACTGGATCATTACCTtacaaaggagatgaataagaggggacatgagaaaagTCTTTAAATTACTGACTAGTAGAGAGGTTTCAGAGGTATGACTGGTAGAGTGTAGATGGAGATCATGGTTTCCCTGTCTGATAACACAAGATCAAGAGGACATTCAATTAAACTGAGAcgtggcaaattcaaaacagatCAATACAATGCTTTCTCCACTCAATGCATAAATAgattgtggaactcactgtcacaagACATAGTTGGGGCCATGCAAGGATCAGGAAGTGTTTGAACATTTACATAGATACTGAGCCTATCCAGTTACAATATTTacagcaaaataaatattttggaaagccTATACGCCAATGTGTTTCAGGgacaagccaatctctaactgttAGGCATTAGGGTGACAACCTCATGATGGTTAGGTCATCCCCTCATCTACCCACTGCTGGGTTTCTTACACCTTGTACTGCAGCACTTAGGGCTCTCACTGTCAGAaagaggacactggactagatgtacCGTAGATCTGATCCACGATGCAGTTCCTGTGTTGGAAGGGACCGAAGTTTCCCTAATGGAAACAGACATTATCATGCTGGGTTATAACTTTGTACTCAAGAGAATGGGCACTAGGAGCACAAGGGTTGTGGTATTTGGGGCTATAGGTTACAGGTGGTATTTGACAAGTTTAAGCAGAGACATTTGTCAGCAACTCCGGTGCTTACCCTTCTCATGCCTGAatactgatgaagtttgcagatgacacaaaacctaggggatggtaaataatgaagaggaaagttcactgattcagagcaatctggattgatTGGCAAACTGGGTCGAAGCACCCAGTATGTGTTCTAATGTTAGATagctacatctaggaacaaagaatgtaggcaatGCTCACACGATGGGGGGA
This genomic window contains:
- the LOC112060823 gene encoding olfactory receptor 52E2-like yields the protein MAAFNLTLSEPSPFILIGIPGLEVAHLWISIPFFTFYIIGLFGNFMLLFVVGKEQTLHKPMYLLLCMLALTDIGMSTSLVPMALCIFWFNLKGITVSGCLTQMFFIHTVSVMQSAVLVTMAFDRYVAICNPLRYATILTNARIAKLGLVGLIRAVLFILPLPLLLSRQPFCANRIIPHTYCEHMAVAKMSCGDITVNRTYGLVIAIVVNGSDLALIALSYVLIITAILRISSKKAHQKALNTCTSHICVMLMSYTPSLFSYLTQRFGQGIASHVHVTFANFYLLVPPMLNPIIYGVKSKELRDKVSKYTCRR